In Azospirillaceae bacterium, a genomic segment contains:
- a CDS encoding TAXI family TRAP transporter solute-binding subunit, with translation MSEARTTRLNDPSSRGPGRRRVLAGSLGALAAAGLGLGGGVGRPRAESIRFLTIGTGTTGGTYFPIGGILANAISNPPGSPGCDRGGSCGVPGVIAVAQTTSGAVENIEALRAARYETGLVQADIGFLAYKAKGPYASKPPFTELRALANLYSETVHLMVRGDSPIKTVNDLKGRRVALGEKGSGTLPTALLILQAHDLSEKTVQPFYLNPGTAGDRLATGELDAFFIIGGYPLPAVADLAARLPVRLISIIDARLPRLSPGLPLFTETLIGGDGAYVGVPETKTLGVGAQWLTTTALTDELAYGIVKALWHPATHRLLVAGYSRGDAIRKEAALTGLSVPLHPGAARYYREQGFDVTLATSG, from the coding sequence GTGTCCGAGGCCCGCACCACCCGGCTTAACGACCCGTCTTCACGCGGGCCCGGCCGGCGGCGCGTGCTGGCCGGATCGCTGGGGGCGCTGGCCGCCGCCGGGCTGGGCCTGGGCGGCGGTGTCGGGCGGCCCCGGGCCGAATCCATCCGTTTCCTGACCATCGGCACCGGCACCACCGGCGGCACCTATTTCCCCATCGGCGGCATCCTGGCCAACGCCATCAGCAACCCGCCGGGCTCCCCCGGCTGTGACCGGGGCGGCAGTTGCGGCGTGCCGGGCGTGATTGCGGTGGCGCAGACCACCTCCGGTGCGGTGGAGAATATCGAGGCGCTGCGGGCCGCGCGGTATGAGACGGGGCTGGTGCAGGCCGACATCGGCTTCCTGGCGTACAAGGCCAAGGGCCCCTACGCCAGCAAGCCGCCCTTCACCGAACTGCGGGCGCTGGCCAATTTGTACAGCGAGACGGTGCACCTGATGGTGCGCGGTGACAGCCCCATCAAGACGGTGAACGACCTGAAGGGCCGCCGCGTGGCCCTGGGCGAGAAGGGGTCCGGCACCCTGCCCACCGCCCTGCTGATCCTGCAGGCGCACGATCTGTCGGAAAAGACGGTGCAGCCCTTCTACCTCAACCCCGGCACGGCGGGCGACCGCCTGGCCACGGGGGAACTGGACGCCTTTTTCATCATCGGCGGTTATCCCCTGCCGGCGGTGGCCGACCTGGCGGCGCGCCTGCCGGTGCGCCTGATCTCCATCATCGACGCGCGCCTGCCCCGGCTCAGCCCCGGCCTGCCGCTGTTCACCGAAACCCTGATCGGCGGCGATGGCGCCTATGTCGGCGTGCCGGAGACCAAGACCTTGGGCGTGGGCGCCCAATGGCTGACCACCACCGCCCTGACGGATGAGTTGGCCTACGGCATCGTCAAGGCGCTGTGGCATCCCGCCACCCACCGCCTGCTGGTGGCGGGCTATTCGCGTGGTGATGCCATCCGCAAAGAGGCGGCGCTGACCGGCCTGTCCGTGCCCCTGCACCCCGGCGCGGCGCGGTACTACCGCGAGCAGGGCTTCGACGTGACCCTGGCCACGTCGGGGTAA
- a CDS encoding cytochrome c family protein, whose translation MAVLLGVLVALLAGFIAQKVVHPTMLAENVYKIEGAEAAAPAGGGEPAAPAKPDPVSPLLASADAANGAKLTKVCQACHTFDKGGPAKVGPNLWGIIGNKQGHMEGFAYSDAIKKLGGTWDYEKLNEFLTSPKAYAPGTKMTFAGFKAVKDRADVIAFLRSQADSPAPLP comes from the coding sequence ATGGCCGTTCTGCTGGGGGTGCTGGTCGCCCTATTGGCGGGGTTCATCGCCCAGAAGGTCGTGCATCCGACCATGTTGGCCGAAAACGTCTACAAGATCGAAGGGGCGGAGGCTGCCGCCCCCGCCGGTGGCGGCGAGCCGGCGGCACCCGCCAAGCCCGACCCGGTGTCGCCCCTGCTGGCCAGCGCCGACGCCGCCAATGGCGCCAAGCTGACCAAGGTCTGCCAGGCCTGCCACACCTTCGACAAGGGCGGCCCGGCCAAGGTGGGGCCCAACCTGTGGGGCATCATCGGCAACAAGCAGGGCCACATGGAAGGCTTCGCCTATTCCGACGCCATCAAGAAGCTGGGCGGCACCTGGGACTATGAAAAGCTGAACGAGTTCCTGACCAGCCCCAAGGCTTACGCGCCCGGCACCAAGATGACCTTCGCCGGCTTCAAGGCCGTGAAGGACCGCGCCGACGTCATCGCTTTCCTGCGCAGCCAGGCCGACAGCCCGGCCCCGCTGCCCTGA
- a CDS encoding prephenate dehydratase: MSSNGQDANNTIAYQGAPGANSDLACRQVFPDMAPLPCHSFEDAFAAVTGGQARLAMIPIENSVAGRVADMHHLLPQGGLHIIGEHFQRVVHCLVAPKGATIQGLRKVHSHIQALSQCRGYLRDHGLAPVAHADTAGAAADVATWNDPTQAAIASDLAAQIYGLEILARGIEDAAHNTTRFLVLSREPKPAPRGNGPTITSFVFRVRSVPAALYKAMGGFATNGVNMTKLESYMVGGRFTSTQFYADVEGHPEDRPLRLALEELDFFARELKILGVYPAHPFRSESSQRDDGQD, translated from the coding sequence ATGTCGAGTAATGGGCAGGACGCCAACAACACCATCGCCTATCAGGGGGCGCCCGGCGCCAATTCCGACCTGGCCTGCCGCCAGGTCTTTCCCGATATGGCGCCCCTGCCCTGCCATTCGTTCGAGGATGCCTTCGCCGCCGTGACCGGGGGCCAGGCCCGCCTGGCCATGATCCCCATCGAGAACTCGGTGGCCGGCCGCGTCGCCGACATGCACCATCTGCTGCCCCAGGGCGGCCTGCATATCATTGGGGAACATTTCCAACGCGTGGTCCATTGCCTGGTGGCGCCCAAGGGGGCGACCATCCAGGGCTTGCGCAAGGTGCATTCCCATATCCAGGCGCTGTCGCAATGCCGGGGCTATCTGCGCGACCATGGGCTGGCCCCCGTGGCCCATGCCGACACCGCCGGCGCCGCCGCCGACGTGGCGACCTGGAACGACCCCACCCAAGCGGCCATCGCGTCCGACCTGGCGGCCCAGATCTACGGCCTGGAGATCCTGGCGCGCGGCATCGAGGACGCGGCCCACAACACCACGCGCTTCCTGGTGCTGTCGCGGGAGCCCAAGCCGGCGCCGCGCGGCAACGGCCCCACCATCACCAGCTTCGTCTTCCGGGTGCGCAGCGTGCCGGCGGCCCTGTACAAGGCCATGGGCGGCTTCGCCACCAACGGCGTCAACATGACCAAGCTGGAAAGCTACATGGTGGGCGGCCGTTTCACCTCCACCCAGTTCTATGCCGACGTGGAGGGCCATCCCGAGGACCGGCCCCTGCGCCTGGCGCTGGAGGAGCTGGATTTCTTCGCCCGCGAACTGAAGATCCTGGGCGTCTACCCCGCCCACCCCTTCCGTTCAGAAAGCAGCCAGCGCGACGACGGGCAGGACTAA
- a CDS encoding 3-deoxy-manno-octulosonate cytidylyltransferase, whose translation MSSAPIGAAPKSPIVIIPARLASTRLPNKPLADIAGAPMIVQVWRRAAEADIGPVLVAAAEKEIVEAVRDAGGQAVLTDPDHPSGSDRIYEALRQVDPDGKYDAVVNVQGDLPTVEPATVRAVFGPLANAQVDIATLAVEITVEEERHNPNVVKAVVELAPGARVGRALYFTRTTAPSGAGPHYHHIGLYAYRRDALARFVALPPAALEQREKLEQLRALANGMRIEVAVVDAVPLGVDTAEDLERARALLGHG comes from the coding sequence ATGTCTTCCGCCCCCATCGGTGCCGCCCCCAAATCGCCCATCGTCATCATCCCGGCGCGCCTGGCGTCCACCCGCCTGCCCAACAAGCCGCTGGCCGACATCGCTGGCGCGCCCATGATCGTGCAGGTGTGGCGGCGCGCGGCAGAGGCGGACATCGGCCCGGTGCTGGTGGCGGCGGCCGAGAAGGAAATCGTGGAAGCGGTGCGGGACGCGGGCGGCCAGGCGGTGCTGACCGACCCGGACCACCCCTCCGGCTCCGACCGGATTTATGAGGCGCTGCGCCAGGTGGACCCGGACGGCAAGTATGATGCCGTGGTCAACGTTCAGGGCGACCTGCCGACGGTGGAGCCGGCCACGGTGCGCGCCGTCTTCGGTCCCCTGGCCAACGCGCAGGTCGATATCGCCACCCTGGCGGTGGAGATCACGGTGGAGGAGGAGCGACACAACCCCAACGTGGTGAAGGCGGTGGTGGAACTGGCGCCGGGCGCCCGCGTGGGCCGCGCCCTGTATTTCACCCGCACCACCGCACCCTCGGGTGCCGGCCCGCACTATCACCACATCGGCCTGTACGCCTATCGCCGCGACGCGCTGGCCCGCTTCGTGGCCCTGCCGCCGGCGGCGTTGGAACAGCGCGAAAAGCTGGAGCAGTTGCGGGCGCTGGCCAACGGCATGCGCATCGAGGTGGCGGTGGTCGATGCCGTGCCGCTGGGCGTGGACACGGCCGAGGATCTGGAGCGGGCGCGGGCGCTGCTGGGCCACGGCTGA
- a CDS encoding winged helix-turn-helix domain-containing protein — MGIKSAGAMANAQDTPAAPITAKTVRIGAWTVDPAACQLSRQGETVRVEERILRVLLALAARPGETVTSDDLLEQAWSGTIVTQDSVYQAIAALRRLLGDDPRNPSYIATVPRRGYRLVAMVAQVHATSVSVPPDHQSGPPLSRPREGRRHALWGAIGLALLVGLGLAFLIPRTGPSAVAAPASLAVLPFLDLTSQAMAEEYFADGMTEELIDKLSKVAGFQVPPPTASFSFKGSKMPLGAIAQTLNVAYLLDGSVRRAGPKLRVAARLVRARDGFVVWSGTYDRSSDDVLKIQDDVAEEIAKALAGCCRS; from the coding sequence TTGGGCATCAAGAGTGCCGGCGCCATGGCGAACGCTCAAGACACCCCAGCGGCCCCTATCACGGCCAAAACGGTGCGTATCGGCGCCTGGACTGTCGATCCCGCCGCCTGCCAACTCAGCCGGCAGGGGGAGACGGTGCGGGTGGAGGAGCGCATTTTACGGGTTCTGCTGGCGTTGGCGGCACGTCCCGGCGAAACCGTGACCAGTGATGACCTGCTGGAGCAGGCTTGGTCCGGGACCATCGTCACGCAGGACTCGGTCTATCAGGCCATCGCTGCGCTACGCCGGCTGTTGGGCGATGATCCGCGCAATCCCAGCTACATCGCGACGGTTCCCCGCCGGGGCTATCGGCTGGTGGCGATGGTCGCACAGGTGCATGCCACCTCCGTGAGCGTGCCGCCGGATCACCAATCCGGCCCGCCGCTGAGCCGCCCACGTGAAGGCCGGCGGCACGCGCTTTGGGGGGCGATCGGTTTGGCACTGCTGGTGGGCTTGGGCCTGGCCTTCCTGATTCCCCGCACCGGGCCGTCGGCCGTGGCGGCACCGGCCTCGCTAGCCGTTCTGCCCTTTCTCGACCTGACGAGTCAGGCGATGGCGGAGGAGTATTTCGCCGACGGCATGACTGAGGAACTGATCGACAAGCTGAGCAAGGTCGCCGGCTTCCAGGTGCCGCCACCTACGGCATCCTTCTCTTTCAAGGGTAGCAAGATGCCATTGGGCGCTATCGCCCAGACCCTGAACGTCGCCTATCTCTTGGACGGTAGCGTGCGCCGGGCTGGCCCCAAGCTGCGCGTTGCCGCGCGGCTGGTGCGGGCACGGGATGGCTTCGTCGTTTGGTCTGGCACCTATGACCGGTCATCGGATGATGTGCTGAAAATCCAGGATGATGTCGCCGAAGAGATCGCGAAGGCGCTCGCGGGCTGTTGCCGGAGTTAA
- the hisN gene encoding histidinol-phosphatase: MTTQPPPVPEDLIALAHRMAESAGAVIRRYFRADVEIDAKSNLTPVTIADRQAEEALRAILAAERPDDGILGEELGTHGLDREYVWVLDPIDGTKSFMTGRPIFGTLIGLLRHGRPVLGVIDQPILGERWIGGVGHPTRFNGKPVRTRACPTLAESTLTTTSPDMFKGEEAERFARLKAASRYVVYGSDCYGYAQVANGWLDMSVERDLAPWDWVALVPVVEGAGGRMTDWQGRDLVLGAVGEVVASGDARAHAEALAIMGGF, encoded by the coding sequence ATGACCACGCAGCCGCCGCCCGTGCCGGAAGACCTGATTGCCCTCGCCCACCGCATGGCCGAGTCGGCAGGCGCTGTCATCCGCCGCTATTTCCGGGCGGACGTGGAAATCGACGCCAAGTCCAACCTGACGCCGGTCACCATCGCCGACCGCCAGGCGGAAGAGGCCCTGCGCGCCATCCTGGCCGCTGAGCGCCCCGATGACGGCATCCTGGGTGAGGAATTAGGGACCCACGGCCTGGACCGCGAATACGTCTGGGTGCTGGACCCCATCGACGGCACCAAGAGTTTCATGACCGGCCGGCCCATCTTCGGCACCCTGATTGGCCTGCTGCGCCACGGCCGCCCGGTGCTGGGTGTCATCGACCAACCCATCCTGGGCGAACGCTGGATCGGCGGTGTCGGCCATCCCACCCGCTTCAACGGGAAACCGGTGCGCACCCGCGCCTGTCCCACCCTGGCCGAATCGACGCTGACCACCACCAGCCCCGACATGTTCAAGGGGGAGGAGGCGGAGCGTTTCGCCCGGTTGAAGGCCGCGTCGCGCTACGTCGTCTACGGCAGCGATTGCTACGGTTACGCCCAGGTGGCCAACGGCTGGCTGGACATGTCGGTGGAACGCGATCTGGCGCCCTGGGACTGGGTCGCCCTGGTGCCGGTGGTCGAGGGCGCCGGTGGCCGCATGACCGACTGGCAGGGCCGCGACCTGGTGCTGGGCGCGGTGGGCGAGGTGGTGGCCTCCGGCGACGCGCGTGCGCACGCCGAGGCCCTCGCCATCATGGGTGGTTTTTAG
- the nudC gene encoding NAD(+) diphosphatase — protein MVIMTNRSQKNFYTGAGLDRATVFRKQADWLAQRLAAPDSRFVGVWRGQFLVSQGDAGPLPAFLDPATPWWREGAAPAFLGVEGEIAYFAVDLSGLEEGHPDLLGLGTPTELRTLAHLVDRPTASLFAYARGLLFWHQRHRFCGVCGSVTEVVEGGHVRRCTNPACATMHFPRTDPAVIMLVHDGDRVLLGRQSRFAAGMYSTLAGFVEPGESLEEAVAREVMEEAGVSVTDVRYQSSQPWPFPSSLMLGFHARALSTEVKVDLDELEDARWFTRDEVAAAAAKRSPPDGSFRLPGPDSIARRLIEDWLEEG, from the coding sequence ATGGTGATCATGACGAACCGGTCCCAGAAAAACTTCTACACCGGCGCCGGCCTGGACCGCGCCACGGTCTTCCGCAAGCAGGCCGATTGGCTGGCCCAGCGCCTGGCGGCACCCGACAGCCGCTTCGTCGGCGTCTGGCGCGGCCAGTTCCTGGTCAGCCAGGGCGATGCCGGCCCCCTGCCGGCCTTCCTGGACCCGGCCACGCCCTGGTGGCGCGAGGGCGCCGCCCCGGCCTTCCTGGGCGTCGAGGGCGAGATCGCCTATTTCGCGGTCGACCTGTCGGGGCTGGAGGAAGGCCATCCCGACCTTCTGGGCCTGGGCACGCCCACGGAACTGCGCACCCTGGCGCACCTGGTGGACCGCCCCACGGCCAGCCTGTTCGCCTATGCCCGCGGCCTGCTGTTCTGGCACCAGCGCCACCGTTTCTGCGGCGTCTGCGGCTCCGTCACCGAGGTGGTGGAGGGCGGGCATGTCCGCCGCTGCACCAACCCGGCCTGCGCCACCATGCACTTCCCCCGCACCGACCCGGCCGTGATCATGCTGGTGCATGACGGCGACCGCGTCCTGCTGGGCCGGCAGTCGCGTTTCGCGGCCGGCATGTATTCCACCCTGGCCGGCTTCGTTGAGCCGGGCGAAAGCCTGGAAGAGGCGGTGGCCCGCGAGGTGATGGAGGAGGCTGGCGTGTCGGTCACCGACGTGCGTTATCAGTCGTCCCAGCCCTGGCCCTTCCCGTCGTCCCTCATGCTGGGTTTCCACGCGCGGGCCCTAAGCACCGAGGTCAAGGTGGACCTGGATGAGTTGGAGGACGCGCGCTGGTTCACGCGGGATGAAGTGGCAGCAGCCGCCGCCAAGCGCAGCCCGCCGGACGGCAGCTTCCGCCTGCCCGGCCCCGACAGCATCGCCCGCCGCCTGATCGAGGATTGGCTGGAAGAGGGCTGA
- a CDS encoding NlpC/P60 family protein: MSSKSKTTPALDPRVNPYRSDLASAHLYGKVTAERYVDGVPCQVRAGYVSLKEEPTVTARQSSQLLFGEVFTVLEEKDGWVWGQNATDGYVGYLQLEALDDELAEPTHKLTALRSFFHPEPDLKTPPLDMISLGTPLCVVEVENGFAGVAGGGWVPLVHVAEIGSVTADPVDTALRFLGTPYLWGGRTSIGIDCSGLIQLALDAAGLPCPRDSDQQQAALGTLVSADGVGHAYQRGDLVFFPGHVGIMADATDLIHANAHHMATVSEPLADVLARAGAGKGVTAVKRLG; encoded by the coding sequence ATGTCCAGCAAGTCCAAGACCACGCCGGCCCTCGACCCGCGCGTGAATCCTTACCGTTCCGATCTGGCGTCCGCCCACCTCTACGGCAAGGTGACGGCGGAACGGTACGTCGATGGCGTGCCCTGCCAGGTGCGCGCCGGCTACGTCAGCCTGAAGGAGGAACCGACCGTCACCGCCCGCCAGTCCAGCCAGCTGCTGTTCGGCGAGGTGTTCACGGTGCTGGAGGAAAAGGACGGCTGGGTCTGGGGCCAGAACGCCACCGACGGGTATGTCGGCTATCTGCAGCTGGAGGCCCTGGATGATGAGTTGGCGGAGCCGACGCACAAGCTGACGGCGCTGCGCAGCTTCTTCCATCCCGAGCCCGACCTGAAGACCCCGCCGCTGGACATGATCAGCCTGGGCACGCCCCTGTGCGTGGTGGAGGTGGAGAACGGCTTTGCCGGCGTGGCCGGTGGCGGCTGGGTCCCCCTGGTGCATGTGGCGGAAATCGGGTCGGTGACGGCTGACCCGGTGGACACGGCCCTGCGCTTTCTCGGCACACCTTATCTCTGGGGCGGCCGCACCAGTATCGGCATCGACTGTTCCGGCCTGATCCAGCTGGCGCTGGACGCCGCCGGCCTGCCCTGCCCGCGTGACAGCGACCAACAGCAGGCGGCCCTGGGCACCCTGGTTTCGGCCGACGGCGTGGGCCATGCCTACCAACGCGGCGACCTGGTGTTCTTCCCCGGCCATGTCGGCATCATGGCCGACGCGACCGACCTGATCCACGCCAACGCCCACCACATGGCCACGGTCAGCGAACCCCTGGCCGACGTGCTGGCCCGCGCCGGTGCGGGCAAGGGCGTCACTGCCGTGAAGCGGCTGGGGTGA
- a CDS encoding YceI family protein encodes MKTIRNLAAAMMVLAVPAFGQERQSGMQGPDSLPAGVYEIDSKETLVRYGTVHMGFNEFWGTFPGATGTLTINPKMVDAAKLDVMVPVAMVETTNQELNGALVSDTFFDAKNYPSMHFVSTEVMRTGAATAKVTGNLTMHGVTRPVVLDVTFNAAGPNAFDAKLLTAGFKAVGMVNRSDFGLGKWVPIVSDATSITISVAFVKK; translated from the coding sequence ATGAAGACCATAAGAAACCTCGCCGCCGCCATGATGGTTCTGGCGGTCCCCGCCTTCGGGCAGGAGCGGCAGTCCGGGATGCAGGGGCCGGACAGTTTGCCCGCTGGCGTCTATGAGATCGACAGCAAGGAAACGCTGGTCCGCTACGGCACCGTTCACATGGGTTTCAATGAATTCTGGGGCACCTTCCCCGGCGCCACCGGAACGCTCACCATCAATCCAAAAATGGTCGACGCCGCCAAGCTGGACGTCATGGTGCCGGTGGCCATGGTCGAGACGACCAACCAGGAACTGAACGGCGCCCTGGTATCCGACACGTTCTTCGACGCCAAGAACTACCCATCCATGCACTTCGTTTCGACTGAAGTCATGCGCACCGGGGCCGCGACGGCCAAGGTGACGGGTAATTTGACGATGCATGGGGTGACAAGGCCAGTGGTGCTCGACGTTACATTCAACGCGGCGGGTCCCAACGCCTTTGATGCCAAACTGTTGACCGCCGGCTTCAAGGCGGTGGGCATGGTCAACCGGTCGGACTTCGGTCTGGGCAAGTGGGTACCCATCGTCAGCGATGCCACCAGCATCACCATCAGCGTCGCCTTTGTGAAGAAATAG
- a CDS encoding glutathione S-transferase family protein produces the protein MSADLTLILGSKTYSSWSLRPYLAIRHAGLAFEEVVIPLRQPDSKARMLEHSPAGKVPSLIHRAQGGDVTVWDSLAICEYVAELAPDAHLWPQERPVRAHARSVAAEMHSGFMDVRRNLFMDLGRTIDRPERVAKAAGDIARIQAIWADCLGRYGGPFLFGTFTIADAMYAPVATRFQTWGVALTDTSKAYVAALEALPAMKDWRADAAKETLVLDMLLD, from the coding sequence ATGTCCGCCGACCTGACCCTGATCCTGGGCAGCAAGACCTATTCATCCTGGTCGCTGCGGCCCTATCTGGCGATACGCCATGCCGGGTTGGCGTTCGAGGAGGTGGTCATCCCCCTGCGCCAGCCGGACAGCAAGGCGCGCATGCTGGAACACAGCCCCGCCGGCAAGGTGCCGTCCCTGATCCACCGCGCGCAAGGCGGCGATGTCACGGTGTGGGACAGCCTGGCCATCTGCGAATATGTGGCCGAGTTGGCCCCCGACGCCCATCTTTGGCCCCAGGAGCGCCCCGTCCGTGCGCACGCGCGGTCCGTCGCGGCCGAGATGCATTCCGGCTTCATGGACGTGCGTCGCAACCTGTTCATGGATTTGGGCCGCACCATCGACCGGCCGGAGCGGGTGGCCAAGGCCGCCGGCGACATCGCCCGCATCCAGGCCATCTGGGCCGACTGCCTGGGCCGTTACGGCGGCCCCTTCCTGTTCGGCACCTTCACCATCGCCGACGCCATGTACGCCCCGGTCGCCACCCGCTTCCAGACCTGGGGCGTCGCCTTGACAGATACGTCCAAGGCCTACGTCGCGGCGCTGGAGGCCCTGCCCGCCATGAAGGACTGGCGCGCGGACGCGGCCAAGGAGACCTTGGTTCTGGATATGTTGTTGGACTAA
- a CDS encoding leucyl aminopeptidase family protein: MLSCFLAEKAADTVTLIPVRKDGLDAWLEKAGAATAAWVRSVGFTAEPGTTSLLPSPEGRLDRVLVGVGESLDLWSFAGLPTTLPSDKGNASYALDDSLSPEQATAAASGWALASYRFTRYRKPTKELPRLVLPAGADAAAIDSLARAVYLVRDLINTPAEDLGPSDLAKAAQDLGAEFGAAVSVIAGDDLLAANYPTVHAVGRAAAKAPCLIDLTWGDATHPLVCLVGKGVCFDSGGLDIKPAAGMLLMKKDMGGAAHVLGLARLVMAAKLPVRLRVLVPAVENAIAGNAFRPMDIITTRKGLTVEIGNTDAEGRLILCDALAEADSAKPALILDFATLTGAARIALGTDLPALFANDDQLADDILAGAKETGDPLWRLPLWQGYAKQLDSKIADLNNAPGGGYGGAITAALYLERFVSKGTPWAHIDLMAWNTASRPGRPEGGEAMGLRACFAMLSRRYPTQL, translated from the coding sequence GTGCTGTCCTGTTTCCTGGCCGAGAAGGCCGCCGATACCGTCACCCTGATCCCCGTGCGCAAAGACGGGTTGGACGCCTGGTTGGAAAAGGCCGGTGCCGCCACGGCCGCCTGGGTGCGCAGCGTGGGTTTCACCGCCGAGCCGGGCACGACGTCCCTGCTGCCGTCACCTGAGGGCCGGTTGGATCGCGTGCTGGTGGGCGTGGGTGAAAGCCTGGATTTGTGGAGCTTCGCCGGCCTGCCCACCACTTTGCCCTCGGACAAGGGCAATGCCAGCTACGCCCTGGATGACAGCCTGAGTCCTGAACAGGCGACGGCGGCAGCATCCGGCTGGGCGCTGGCCAGCTATCGTTTCACCCGCTATCGCAAGCCCACCAAGGAACTGCCGCGCCTTGTGCTGCCGGCCGGCGCCGATGCGGCGGCCATCGACAGCCTGGCCCGCGCCGTCTACCTGGTGCGCGACCTGATCAACACCCCGGCGGAGGATCTGGGCCCGTCGGATCTGGCCAAGGCGGCGCAGGATTTGGGCGCCGAGTTTGGTGCCGCCGTGTCGGTGATCGCCGGTGACGACCTGCTGGCCGCCAACTATCCCACCGTGCATGCCGTGGGCCGGGCGGCGGCCAAGGCGCCCTGCCTGATCGACCTCACCTGGGGCGATGCCACCCATCCGCTGGTCTGCCTGGTGGGCAAGGGTGTGTGCTTCGACAGCGGCGGCCTGGACATCAAGCCGGCGGCCGGCATGCTGCTGATGAAGAAGGACATGGGCGGTGCCGCCCACGTGCTGGGCCTGGCGCGGCTGGTGATGGCGGCCAAGCTGCCGGTGCGGCTGCGCGTGCTGGTGCCGGCGGTGGAAAACGCCATCGCGGGCAACGCCTTCCGCCCCATGGACATCATCACCACCCGCAAGGGCCTGACGGTGGAGATCGGCAACACCGATGCCGAGGGCCGGCTGATCCTGTGCGATGCGCTGGCGGAGGCCGACAGCGCCAAGCCGGCGCTGATCCTGGACTTCGCCACCCTGACCGGGGCGGCCCGCATCGCGCTGGGCACCGACCTGCCGGCCCTGTTCGCCAATGACGACCAATTGGCCGACGACATCCTGGCAGGCGCCAAGGAAACCGGCGACCCATTGTGGCGCCTGCCGCTGTGGCAGGGTTACGCCAAGCAGTTGGACAGCAAGATCGCCGACCTGAACAACGCGCCCGGCGGCGGTTATGGTGGCGCCATCACGGCGGCCCTCTACCTGGAACGGTTCGTGTCCAAGGGCACCCCCTGGGCGCACATCGACCTGATGGCCTGGAACACCGCCAGCCGCCCCGGCCGCCCCGAAGGGGGGGAGGCGATGGGCCTGCGCGCCTGCTTCGCCATGCTCAGTCGGCGCTATCCGACCCAGTTGTGA